The following is a genomic window from Novipirellula aureliae.
GGCAACGTCCGCCTGCACTTCGTGCTCTTGGGTGACAACAGCAGCCTGTCAGCTCCGGCGAGTTAAGTGGAATCGTGTTCCCGATAAGTTCATGTTATGACGCGGGCGGTAGGAATGCAACTAAGAACAACCGCATAGGGTTGCGAAAGGGGAAAAAACGGATTCAATGTTTTTGCTCGAGGAAACCGTGGAGCTCACCGAACCGCAGCAACCGCTGCTAGTCGATCTTGTACATTCGTCTGCACTTACGACAGATCCTCGACTTAGGACCGCGACCGCCAATTGTTTCCTCCGTCGAGACAAGTTCGAATGGAAGCCAATCGATACCGGCGGCTAGCCCGGATGATTCATTAGCCGTTTTGCCGATAGCGGCCTGCTGATTAAATCGTTTAACGCTTAGCCGAAGGCGTCAGCTTTTCTATAAGCGGTCGCCTATGGCTTGGCGTTAAACAATCAGTCGAGTCAAACCGATTAAATCGACAGGCCGCTAACGCCAAAACGGCTAATACGCAGACTGTTTTTCGAGCAATGAACGTAAACGCTTGAAGGCGTAGACGTTAGCAAAACAATTTGCAAGCCCATGAATCATCCGGGCTAAAGCGATGGGGGAGCCTGTCGCGGTTCCAGCGTTGGCCGTGCGCTATACTCTCACATTCAATGTTGGGCGAAAAATGCAGATCTGCTGTCGGTCGCAGCCGCAGTGGACGTCGACCCGCCAAATAGCGTCTCATTGAGCTTTCATCAGAAGGCAGGATTCGTACAAATCGGGACGCGGACGCTAGACAGCGGTAAACTTGTTTCTGCGAATCCTCCTATGAAGTCTTATCATCCTTGTGAAACTTCAATCGTTCCGAGCCGATGACATGGTCGAAAATCTGGCTCGAAATGTCAGGCGTTTCTCGGTCGCTGTGGATGACGGACACATCGCCAGTGGTTTCCAAGATGACCGCGATGACTTGATCGAAATGAAATGCATTCGCTTCACGAAGTTTGCCAAACAGATCACCTTCGGTCATGTTGGCTCGCTTCAAATTTCCATGCAGAATCTGGGATCGCGTCATCAGCAGTAAAGGTTGATTGTCGACCAGCTTGCTGAGCACTGTCGATTTGCGGCGCAATTTGGCCAGCAGCCATTGACCGCCGAACACGCACAGCATAGCGAACAAGCCCATCAGTAGCGTGGGGTTCGGACTCGAAATGGTCGCACCGAATAGCGATCCAACCGC
Proteins encoded in this region:
- a CDS encoding DUF421 domain-containing protein, with the translated sequence MFDKWIAISLDQLGMILISSFVVYAAILLYTRIVGLRSFSKMSAGDFAMTIAVGSLFGATISSPNPTLLMGLFAMLCVFGGQWLLAKLRRKSTVLSKLVDNQPLLLMTRSQILHGNLKRANMTEGDLFGKLREANAFHFDQVIAVILETTGDVSVIHSDRETPDISSQIFDHVIGSERLKFHKDDKTS